A genomic window from Pecten maximus chromosome 2, xPecMax1.1, whole genome shotgun sequence includes:
- the LOC117343490 gene encoding uncharacterized protein LOC117343490, with amino-acid sequence MTDADAVKDVMNVSDSDDEEKIESEQEHFVISGATATYKADGNYYAIDTAGLKERYTDADWYRVIKERWQTNTKGVLKYRMKNLVRSDINGTSTIKHEHYPMGYFAPSVQDGYWTRPTFKCDGRVDDWVVTYVVPFIGKKGLKKPLHFKGMVTVDVPLDYLDINQCAQPFAIANAFKNTARCDYRYRTDS; translated from the exons ATGACTGATGCAGATGCTGTAAAAGACGTTATGAACGTTTCGGACAGTGACGACGAGGAGAAAATAGAGTCAGAGCAGGAACATTTCGTAATCAGTGGTGCTACGGCGA CATATAAAGCGGACGGCAATTATTATGCTATAGATACGGCTGGTCTGAAGGAACGGTACACCGATGCCGATTGGTATCGGGTCATCAAAGAACGTTGGCAGACGAACACTAAGGGGGTTCTCAAGTACAGGATGAAAAATCTAGTACGGTCTGATATTAACGGTACTAGCACCATTAAACACGAACATTACCCCATGGGTTACTTCGCCCCCAGTGTACAAGACGGATATTGGACTCGTCCTACATTTAAGTGTGACGGACGAGTCGACGATTGGGTGGTCACATATGTTGTACCCTTCATCGGCAAAAAAGGACTAAAAAAACCACTTCATTTCAA AGGAATGGTTACAGTAGACGTACCTTTGGATTACCTGGATATCAATCAATGCGCCCAGCCTTTCGCCATTGCTAACGCATTCAAGAACACTGCAAGATGTGACTATCGCTATCGTACAGACA GTTGA